Within the Procambarus clarkii isolate CNS0578487 chromosome 28, FALCON_Pclarkii_2.0, whole genome shotgun sequence genome, the region TTCAGAGTGTCAATGGTGGTGTCTGTGTATCATTTTTGTATTAAAATCTTCAACTTCCACATACGTTTCAGTTGGAGTGAATCTCTATTGCCTCCTTCCAGCCTtcaatcctggggccagattcacgaaagtacttacgcaagtacttacgaacgtgtacatctttcctcaatctttgacggctttgattacatatattaaacagtttacaagcatgaaaacttcccattcaactgtggttattgttataagcagcctcctggggcttcggagctcattaactgtttaataattgtaaacaaagccgccaaagattgacaaaagatgtataggttcgtaagtgcttgcgtaagtgctttcgtgaatctggtccctggcctcaggccgggcttggggagtagaagaactgccagaaccccatcaagcagatatcaacccccccccccctctcttgctTGTCTTTGATTCTTTTGTTATATTATAACTGGGCATCCCCCTGGAAATATCACATCCGAGATTATATCTTTTATGtttgtttccactattgcaataaTATCCGGGATATTCTCTCTAATCCTGTTCTATTATTACCTCTGCTTTATCCATGTGTGAGTGAGCCCGCACCCGCGTGCGTTAGTGTGCGTGGCGTTCACCCGTGCACGCGCGAGAGTGTGCGTGTGGACCAGCGCCCGCGTGCGCGTGCTCACGCCCTGTGTCGCACAGTGCTCACGTGTCCGACAGATCTGCTGTTCAGTTGCAGAGAAAAAACATCATAACTCAATTTTCTTTCCCACTTGAGCGCTCTCCTGTTGACCATGTCTCGCTCCAGTGTTCagttttctctcttctctcttccctgttctctctctctctctctctctctctctctctctctctctctctctctctctctctctctctctctctctctctctctctctctctctctctctccccctctctctctctccccctctctctctctctctctctctctctctctctctctctctctctctctctctctctctctctctctctggaaatATCTACTGGACTTCAATACTAGTGAGTAAAAGATGATGAAAATAGGGACAGGGAACAGGAGACCATCTGAACACCTTCTAGAAATAAAGAAATGTACCTAAGACAAGATATAACGTCAAGTCTCAGCACAATGAAATAGGATAACAGATTATAAGATAACATATATCGTAAATAGGATAACATCAACTCGAAACTGGCCAGCATTTAATCAGCCAACATCGACCACTAGAAGGAATCATTTATAATTATGTGcactacctacgtgagaccagtccacGAGTATGCACTCAAGGCATGGAAGCCTTTACTAAAAAAGCAGTTAGATACTTGAGAAGGTTCAGACGCTGGGAATGAAATTCTTCTCAGAATTAAATGGAATGAAGTACGAAGAAAACGTGAAGATGCCAACTAtgtttgaagagagagagagagagagagagagagagagagagagagagagagagagagagagagagagagagagagagagaggagagagagacagagacagagacagagacagagacagagacagagagagacagagagagagagagagacagagacagagagagagagagagagagacagagagagagagacagagacagagaatgatagacagagacagagacagagagagagagagagagaaagagagagaaaagcctGATAGAGATATGAAAAATAATTAAGGTAAATAACAGGGTAGAAAGGAAGGACATTTCGCAATGAATGACACTGGAATGAGAGGCTTCCATTACCACAGACGATGAAGAAGAAAGGAATAATCTAGCCGAAGCGATTGTGCACTCACATTTCCTTACACTTTCACGACGCACGTGTGATAGGAAGTTAGAAACATGGGGCTGAAATTCGGGGTTTAAGCGCAGAAACTCTGTCCTGTAGGCACACACATATGTAAGCACATGTACAGACTCACAAGATTAGTTAAATACAGGTAGGTGGTTACATGTAGGCAAATAcctataggtgagtacatctaggtgagcatataTATGTGAGTACACATCACTTCATCAGACTTCCAGAGCTCTATGGCCCTGACCTCTATTGCCAGGAAGGAGTTCTCTGGCCTTGGACTCTATTGTCAGGAAGGAGCTCTGTCGTTCTGGACTCTATTGTCAGGAAGGAGCTCTGTGGCCCTGGACTCTATTGTCAGGAAGGAGCTCTGTGGCCCTGGACTCTATTGTCAGGAAGGAGCTCTGTGGCCCTGGACTCTATTGTCAGGAAGGAGCTCTGTGGCCCTGACCTCTATTGTCAGGAGGGAGCTCTATGGTCCTGACCTCTATTGTCAGGAAGAAGGTCTGTGGCCCTGACCTCTATTGTCAGGAAGGAGCTCTGCAGTCCTGACCTCTATTGTCAGGAAGGAGCTCTGTGCTCCTGACCTCTGTTGTCAGGACCTAAGACGAGAGCGCAGCGCTCACGTGTCCTAACGCTGTAAGTAATTAACAAACGAAGGCCCCAAGCTGGGGAGACTATCGTCTTAAAATCGTAGTATTAGAGACTGAACTAACATTGCTATACGTTAGTGCTGTAAGTGGTGTGCTTATCTGACAGTGACTACGAGGGGGTAATGTAGTCTAGTTCTACATCCCCTTCCTCCATGTCTTGTTGAATCTTTGGTACATTATTTTTTAACTCTCCGGACGTTCGAATTTTTCGTTATATCTGACTATCAAGCTGCGGATGGAAGTGGTTTTCACGACCTTTTTCTTTTAGTCTATTCTACTTGTTGACCAGCCGAACAGAGTATTTCCTTACAGTCTGTCGACCcatttgagtttccagcttccgcaTGTGTTCATTTATCTTATTTTCTCGCAATTTAAAGAAGCTGTAATTGTCTGCCTTAAATATTTTTAATTCCTGCAcaagtcttgttgcaaacttctccGCTTGTGTAAAGTTTAGTTTTGTGGTTTACGAGGAGCCGAGTACAGGCCGGTGCTCGGTGTTCTGATGGTGACTTCAAGGCTAAATATATTGGCTTGAAAATGAGTCATTACTTAGATTTTTAACTGTCATTGTAATGTTTGCCAGTTTCACATATTCTGCCTATAGAAGGCTATTTATTTGTGTCTCAGGTGTTAGTGCTGGAATCAAATGcattcccaagtctttttctttcagaATTCCTATAACTGTCTCTTCCTCGTGGTGTCCTCTCCCTCTTTTTAACCACCTTCATTCCCAAATACTTTTTAGAAAGGTCAAAATCATTAGCCAACCTGCCAATTTCAGGAGTTTACGGTCTTTCAATAATTCTTTGCAATCCTCCTTCGTTTATATATTATCAGTAGCCTTccgtcgtctgcaaacattgcaaTGAACGAGCTCAATCCCGTGGGTAAGTCATTCACATAAATAAACAACAGAACTGGTCATAGGGGATCCTTGGGGTGACCATTCCTGTTGCGAGTGGtcacccagctggtgtgtgttgcAAACGAAGTCTTCTATAAATGGTCAACatcataatttattcatataaagCCTAAAAACCATTTTTTTGGGCACAATTATTATAAAAAGGTAACGCCCCATTTTAGGATAAAAGCAGTTTAATAGGACGGTGGGACGGCGAGTAGAATAAAGTCTACGGATATTGACACCCGCGTTTCACTTACTTTGCATGATTACCCTCGACGTAATCATATAGTGATCTTCATTTGTCTGAAGATGGCTCCTCGCATGAGCCAGAAGGCTTCCTGTCAACCTCTCACAGGCTCCCTTTccctcctcacccctccccccacagatATCCAtgcccacaacccctcccccctcctcactagACCCTCCGCCACTCATAAGAACCCCACAACACTTCTCACatcccacacaaacacacccccacctcactacacacaccccaacagatcctcccccacaacaccatggacacctacaccatcagacccccaCAGCCGCCCGCGggcacccacaccaacccccagGCACCGGATACATCCGGTCCCGTACCCAGTTCCATGTACACCAACACACAAGATATTGCAACAGGAAATTCAAGATGTGCAGCACACGCattttcatttttgtttttcGAAGCGTGAAGCAAGGAGCCCGTTCGTGTCGGATGTTATATAGTGATATTGTTTCcacgagacagagagggagggagggagggagggagggagggaaggaaggttcgagtatgagggagagagaaagaaggaagtgaaggaaattCAGAAGATGAATGAAGAGGAGCCAACTCTCATAGGCTGCAATGTTGCTCCACTTCCTTCCTCAGAGAGACTCAGCGAGGCTGAGAGAGACTCAGCGAGGCTGAGAGAGACTCAGCGAGGCTGTGAGAGACTCAGCGAGGCTGAGAGAGACTCAGCGAGGCTCGGCAACATTCCAGTTATCAGCCCGAGACACCGCGAATGTGATCTTATTTCGCAAAAGTTTTGGCCACAGTTAAAATTACTTCTTATTGTTGGTTCTGGCAAGACGGAGGGCACCACGCCTCTACTGGTGCCCtctgacaccaccagcaccacgcctCTACTGGTGCCCtctgacaccaccagcaccacgcctCTACTGGTGccctctgacaccaccatcaccacgcctCTACTGGTGccctctgacaccaccatcaccacgcctCTACTGGTGccctctgacaccaccatcaccacgcctCTACTGGTGCCCtctgacaccaccagcaccacgcctCTACTGGTGCCCtctgacaccaccagcaccacgcctCTACTGGTGccctctgacaccaccatcaccacgcctCTACTGGTGccctctgacaccaccatcaccacacctctactggtgccctctgacaccaccatcaccacacctctactggtgccctctgacaccaccagcaccacgcctCTACTGGTGccctctgacaccaccatcaccacgcctCTACTGGTGccctctgacaccaccatcaccacgcctCTACTGGTGccctctgacaccaccatcaccacgcctCTACTGGTGccctctgacaccaccatcaccacacctctactggtgccctctgacaccaccatcaccacacctctactcgtgccctctgacaccaccatcaccacgcctCTACTGGTGccctctgacaccaccatcaccacacctctactggtgccctctgacaccaccatcaccacacctctactggtgccctctgacaccaccatcaccacgcctCTACTGGTGccctctgacaccaccatcaccacacctctactggtgccctctgacaccaccatcaccacacctctactggtgccctctgacaccaccatcaccacacctctactggtgccctctgacaccaccatcaccacacctctactggtgccctctgacaccaccatcaccacacctctactggtgccctctgacaccaccatcaccacgcctCTACTGGTGccctctgacaccaccatcaccacacctctactggtgccctctgacaccaccatcaccacacctctactggtgccctctgacaccaccatcaccacgcctCTACTGGTGccctctgacaccaccatcaccacacctctactggtgccctctgacaccaccatcaccacacctctactggtgccctctgacaccaccatcaccacacctctactggtgccctctgacaccaccatcaccacacctctactggtgccctctgacaccaccatcaccacacctctactggtgccctctgacaccaccatcaccacgcctCTACTGGTGccctctgacaccaccatcaccacacctctaCTGGTAccctctgacaccaccatcaccacacctctactggtgccctctgacaccaccatcaccacgcctCTACTGGTGccctctgacaccaccatcaccacacctctactggtgccctctgacaccaccatcaccaccactgtccaaTGCCTCCAATACTGGAACAATTCGAGAGACAAtgtcaaaattcacaaaaatctGCATTTCAGAGACTTAGGCCCCGATTTTGTTGATATTGACCTCCATATCTATGCTGTCTCCCTTCCCCCCTGTCTCTATGCTGTCTCCCCCCCCGTCTCTATGCTGTCTCCCCCCCCGTCTCTATGCTGTCTCCCCCCCGTCTCTATGCTGTGTACCATACCTCTTATATTTCTGTGAATCTCTTGCCTAATCCTGCTTCAACTCTTCCACCTTTCCTCATTTCCTGTCGCTTTCTTCTCCTCCGTCATCCCGTCTCCTCTCCTACGCCCCCAACTGCCCCAGCCGCTGGTGAACCCCCGGATAGAAAAGACCCGCTTGAGCAGGTATTACAGACCCTAATTTGCATACCAATTTGTGCGTGCGGCTGTTGGTGGTTTTTCTAcctgtggaggttggtggtggtggtggtggtggtggggtccggAGCTTCCGTGGTCCCGTGGGAGCTGGAGAGATAATTCCTTCAGCACACTCCTCGTCGGCCAGGCTTTCACTCTCAGGCCAGGCTTTTGCATTAAGGCCAAATCCTCTCCTGAATATTCAAGAGCTTCCGTGAGTCTTTTTTGGCGAGTGGAGGATGGATGTGTGTACCCCCCTACCCATCCCCcttctcactatctctctctcccctccccctctctctctctctgctagcCAAGTCGTTCCCGCCTCCTAGCCAGGTCGTCCCGGTCTCCTAGCCCGACTTATCCCCCAGACACCTTCACTGGACTTGCTCCAAGTCCTGCTGGCAGGTGGGAACATTTCCCCAGACGACTTCACTGTCCTTCGTATTCTCCTCCTCCTGTCACTGCCATTCTCAGACGATTCTGTCAGTGTTCATCTCCGGCCACACCCTGTGACACGGACACTTCCTGCCACACCCTGGACACGGACACTTCCTGCCACGCCCTGAGACACGGACACTTCCTGCCACACCCTGGACACGCACCAATGATGACACGCTGACGGGTGATCAGACACCTGCCTTTGACAGTTGTGGAGTTGCCACAGCTGCCACACCTGGAGGCCGACACTTGCACCGCTGGCGGGCGACGCCACACCCTCTGCTATCTCTAGTGATAGCCAGGTTATCTTTCCACTCCCTCTGAGTGAAGCATTTTGTTACATTAAAAAGGGTATCTTATACTCCCCgccctcctttctctctctctctctctctctctctctctctctctctctctctctctctctctctctctctctctctctctctctctctctctctctctctctcacacatacatCCATGCCCCTGATCCTCATAATCTTTAGAGAAAATGAGAACTCAGCCTCCCAAGGAGTGAATAAAGACAGGCAGAGGAGTTTGAGAAGCGACAGTGGCAGGAGATGACCTCAGAGTGAAGCTGTATCTCACTGACTAGGTGGGTAGGTGTAGGGTGGGTGtagggtaggtgggtaggtgtagggtgggtgtagggtaggtgggtaggtgtagggtgggtgtagggtaggtgggtaggtgtaGGGTGGGTGTAGGGTAGGTGGGTAGGTCGAGGGTAGGGGAAAGGTAGGGGAGAAGATGGGTCTCTGAGGGGATTTACGTAGAAAGGTTACACACAGGGAGATTTATAAAGATATAGGAAAAAAAATCctgtttattacaataacattTTACAATATATTTGAGTGTGTctcggtaaatatatatatatgagatactCGCATATAGGATAGTAGTGAGATATATCTCAGTATATCTCACTATCTTCCTCCCTCTCAACGTCCCTCCCTATaagagcctccctccctccctacatcccttcctccctcccccatatCATCTTGGCGCTGTCTCCGCGACAAAACGCTACCGTCTCTAACTTGGACAAGTAATATAAACTTCACCATTACATTTAAGTTCGCAAAATACAACTTTTTTTTGCAAGCATTTCAGGGATATTGAAAATGAAGAGGGAGAATGAGTGAGAAGGGGCCAGCAATggagcagggaggaagggagggaaagtgagggagagagagggagagagagggagagagtgtgagggatAAACTAAAAGAAAGTGTAGAAGTTGGATACAGTAATGATAGTGATCAAGAGCCGCGTGGATAGTGAAGGCGTCGCCAGGGGCCACCTGCACCAGCCTTGCCTCACCCTCTTCACGTACCGTTGGTGCGGGGTGTACCGGGGTGGGGTTAGGTCGTGGTCGTCTCTGGTGTTGAAGGCAGGACACTACAGGGCAGTACGGGGGTaggtctcactcacacacacgcacgcacacacacgcacacagacagcCCGTAGGGTGAAACTTTTTCCGACACTCATTCATTCTTCTTCTCTCTAAATTCTTCATCTTCCCTCAAAACTTCTcacttttttctctttttcttcctCTACCTCCGCTTCCTCCCCctctacctcctcttccttcctctacctcctcttcctctcccccactacatcctcttccttctccaccccccccccctcctcctacccTCATGTCTCCAAATTAAGAAACAGCTTTGACCAATTTGTCTAATGTGCTGCTGTTGACTTCTGCGCCTCATTATTGCAGTCTTGCTTGTGAGTCCCACTCGTGGGTCCTGGTCCCGTCAAGAGTCCCACTCGTGGGTCCTGGTCCCGTCAAGAGTCCCACTCGTGGGTCCTGGTCCCGTCAAGAGTCCCACTCGTGGGTCCTGGTCACATCAAGAGTCCCACTCGTGGGTCCTGGTCCCGTCAAGAGTCTCACTCGTGGGTCCTGGTCACATCAAGAGTCCCACTCGTGGGTCCTGGGAGATAAATCAGTCCGTAATGACGACGGGAATGACAATGTAGTGAGCACGACAACACTGGCCGGTTGTGTACGACAGTCATAACACAAGTATGGATATGCACCCAAGTGTTCGACTTGTAAACAACACATATGGGAACTGTCCTCTGATTACTGATTTGAGCAGGAATCTGTGAGTGGGAATGTAAGCAGGAACGTGGTAAGTGGTCTTAATTTATGTTATCCTTCATGCAAGTGGATTACTCAGTGGGATCTCCTTAAGTGGCTTTTTATTGAATGTTAAAATGGCTAACTGGGCACCCCCTGGCCCCCCTGGCacccctggcacctctctctcctcTATCTGTGAGTGTTTGGTAATGGACGACGATGGTTTGGCGAGTGTGGTGAAGCTACGCGGTGATTGGCGGGCTTCTTGTTGGTCGGGAGATGGGTCATGTCTGCAATTGGAGGATATGGTTAGAGAAGCCTGGCCCCATGATTGGGGCATAAGCTACACGCGACCTGTTGATTCGTGGCTGTGATTGGTTGAGAGGTGGCAAGAGAGGCCATTGGCCGCCCTAACATGACCTTCACCCCGCACTGATCAACAACCTTTCTTCTCTAATATTAATTATTGCGTCGTAGAGCCCcggctggtttgtgtgtgtgtgtgtgtgtgtgtgtgtgtgtgtgtgtgtgtgtgagagtgagagtgagagtgagagtgagagtgagagtgagagtgagagagagagagagagagagagagagagagagagagagagacagagagagccctCTAGTTACTAAACAATTTATCAGTTCCCAACACTGACGTGTCGTTGAGAATATTTAAGCCTTCACTGAAGACTCCCCGGCGTCGGACTGCTAGTTAAGTCAGAGTAATTAAGGTAGaagggggtgagggtggtggtgggggggggggcagcagttgGCCAAGACCTGGGAGAGTGAGAATGTCGCCGCGGGAGACGGTGGGTAAGATCTCCAACttcccctgtctgtctgtctttggtgTGTTCTTCTAGGTATGATCAAGAGAGGAGGTTTCGACTGCATTCCTTCGGACATGCGACATACGTCTGAGGATCTGGAGGCGGCGTTGTCGAACTCGCTTTAGTTCGAAAAAAAAGATATTTAGTAACACGTGGTCGACCCGTATCTCAAGCACTCGTCTAGTTATGCttggcggggggttgagcttcggttctttgggcctgcctctcaactatcaatcaactgatcaGTCAAGAGGTATTGGAGGTGGTGAGCAGAGCCTTGAGGTGGGAGAGGCCAGGACGCCTGGGAATGAATCAGCAGCGGTGACCTGGACAGTTAATCAGATCTTTCAGACAAGCGCACGAGCACACATGCATGTTA harbors:
- the LOC138369336 gene encoding hepatitis A virus cellular receptor 1-like, translating into MNEEEPTLIGCNVAPLPSSERLSEAERDSARLRETQRGCERLSEAERDSARLGNIPVISPRHRECDLISQKFWPQLKLLLIVGSGKTEGTTPLLVPSDTTSTTPLLVPSDTTSTTPLLVPSDTTITTPLLVPSDTTITTPLLVPSDTTITTPLLVPSDTTSTTPLLVPSDTTSTTPLLVPSDTTITTPLLVPSDTTITTPLLVPSDTTITTPLLVPSDTTSTTPLLVPSDTTITTPLLVPSDTTITTPLLVPSDTTITTPLLVPSDTTITTPLLVPSDTTITTPLLVPSDTTITTPLLVPSDTTITTPLLVPSDTTITTPLLVPSDTTITTPLLVPSDTTITTPLLVPSDTTITTPLLSGHLPGGATRHGLLQGHSPGLGLPDTDTSSYDATSLWIMADTPIYV